A single Ptiloglossa arizonensis isolate GNS036 chromosome 2, iyPtiAriz1_principal, whole genome shotgun sequence DNA region contains:
- the Wdr37 gene encoding WD repeat domain 37, translating to MPGEPSIATGNKTSGKIKRISIPRVQSSTDTELQSQSGSTPLQPNALHYAAFRIDPDDSVLPPVLRCRLLELFQQIEKEFEILYTENLGLQEKIDALNEKLERECYVSGERSLPLGDVADFPDTKSFSKQKSMAGNSAQKTKTTSNKLKAQTSKIVSSFKTPTMTCNMQREYSGHRDGVWEVSVGRLGQIIATASADHAARVWAVDTGRCLLQYIGHSGSVNSVRFHPTKELALTSSGDNSAHVWQAAVDWDFPKRQNSTEELSALSSDRNISGVIPVNEEQEEPPTLRTPVRELLGHTGVVMAADWLPDVEQVVTASWDRTANLYDVETGEIIHTLCGHDQELSHVSTHHTQRLCVTSSKDSTFRLWDFREPIHSVSVFQAHTETVTSAVFTREDKIVSGSDDRSVKIWELRNIRSPLATIRGDSAANRLAVSSTGIVAIPHDNRQIRLFDLSGQRLARLPRTSRQGHRRMVSSVAWAEDSGVCNLFSSGFDRLVLGWSIIHLKEY from the exons ATGCCAGGAGAACCATCTATAGCAACTGGAAATAAAACGTCTGGAAAAATCAAACGCATTTCTATTCCAAGAGTACAAAGCAGTACAGATACAGAGTTGCAGTCACAAAGTGGATCTACCCCACTGCAACCAAATGCACTTCATTATGCTGCATTTCGTATAGATCCTGATGACAGTGTACTACCTCCTGTTTTACGATGTCGACTGTTGGAATTGTTTCAACAGATAGAGAAGGAGTTTGAAATTCTTTATACAGAGAATTTGGGAT TACAAGAGAAAATAGATGCTCTTAATGAAAAGCTTGAACGAGAATGTTATGTTTCTGGGGAACGGAGCTTACCTCTTGGAGATGTTGCAGACTTCCCAGAtacaaaaagtttttcaaaacAAAAAT CTATGGCAGGAAATTCAGCACAAAAGACAAAAACAACTTCTAATAAGTTGAAGGCACAGACAAGTAAAATAGTTTCTAGTTTTAAAACACCGACTATGACTTGTAACATGCAAAGGGAATATTCTGGGCATCGAGATGGTGTTTGGGAAGTTTCTGTTGGAAGATTAGGTCAAATTATTGCTACAGCTTCTGCTGATCATGCTGCTAGAGTTTGGGCAGTGGATACTGGACGCTGTCTTTTACAATATATTG gtCATTCGGGTTCGGTTAATTCGGTACGGTTTCATCCAACTAAAGAATTGGCTTTAACATCCAGTGGCGATAATTCTGCTCATGTATGGCAAGCAGCTGTTGATTGGGACTTTCCTAAAAGACAAAATTCAACCGAGGAACTTTCAGCATTGAGTTCTGACAGAAATATTAGTGGCGTTATTCCTGTGAATGAGGAACAGGAAGAACCACCTACTCTGAG aACACCAGTGCGAGAATTATTAGGTCACACAGGTGTAGTGATGGCTGCAGACTGGTTACCTGATGTGGAACAGGTTGTAACTGCTTCTTGGGATAGAACAGCGAACCTTTATGATGTAGAAACTGGAGAAATTATCCACACATTATGTGGGCATGATCAAGAACTCTCTCATGTTTCCACACATCATACACAAAGACTTTGTGTCACTTCAAGCAAGGATAGTACGTTTCGTTTATGGGATTTCCGAGAACCTATTCATTCAGTTTCTGTTTTTCAAGCGCACACCGA AACAGTAACGTCCGCTGTTTTTACGCGTGAGGATAAAATCGTTTCAGGCTCGGATGATCGAAGCGTAAAAATATGGGAATTACGAAATATACGAAGTCCTTTAGCTACAATTCGAGGTGATAGTGCTGCTAATCGACTTGCAGTTTCTAGTACTGGTATCGTCGCAATTCCACACGATAATAGACAAATTAGATTGTTTGACCTTAGTGGTCAACGATTAGCTAGATTACCTAGAACAAGCAGACAA GGTCATCGGCGAATGGTCTCGTCAGTCGCTTGGGCAGAAGATAGCGGAGTttgcaatttgttctcttctggtTTTGACAGATTAGTCCTTGGATGGAGTATTATACATCTTAAGGAATATTGA
- the Arv1 gene encoding ACAT-related protein required for viability 1 — MYRCVNCGAVVEQLYGRLYINVLKLLKCDACDQLADKYIEYDPVIILVDLILLEKRAYRHLLYNCDLKSCWKLVIIIWLVESFRNLSLCDNKKNTETSRIFQPTFDGYCNLYLILFKTAFSLAAFVVVVILFTKIKWFFYPKDPNKYSITHVWKALIIGGSCKLLGLLEITWGHIFLAPHYFLILGYTLLCLLTAYSVVTSSGKLESSIVLGIGILVYNCASNFLPTIFESLQLI, encoded by the exons ATGTATCGATGCGTGAATTGTGGAGCTGTAGTGGAACAACTTTATGGAAGGCTCTATATAAACGTTTTAAAACTATTAAAATGT GATGCATGCGATCAGTTGGCTGATAAATACATCGAATATGATCCAGTTATAATCCTAGTTGATTTAATATTACTTGAAAAACGGGCATATAGACATCTACTTTACAATTGCGATTTGAAATCTTGTTGGAAACTAGTCATAATTATCTGGCTTGTTGAATCTTTTAGAAATCTTTCTTTATGTGATAACAAGAAAAATACTGAAACTTCCAGGATATTCCAACCTACTTTTGATGGATATTGCAATCTGTATTTGATCCTATTTAAAACTGCCTTCTCCCTCGCTGCTTTTGTTGTCGTTGTGATTCTTTTTACCAAAATTAAATGGTTCTTTTATCCAAAGGATCCCAATAAATATAGTATAACGCATGTATGGAAGGCTTTAATTATAGGTGGATCCTGTAAATTGTTAGGATTATTGGAAATAACATGGGGGCATATATTTTTAGCACctcattattttcttattttgggATATACACTTCTCTGCTTGCTGACTGCTTATTCAG TGGTAACCAGCAGTGGGAAACTGGAATCTTCGATCGTTCTAGGAATAGGTATACTAGTTTACAACTGTGCATCTAATTTTCTCCCCACAATATTTGAATCTTTACAATTaatctaa
- the LOC143155218 gene encoding aldo-keto reductase family 1 member A1 — MKMNSIPLPNGQLMPALGFGTWQATDVDELEKAVNTALEEGYRHIDTAPVYENEEVIGKVLKKWIDSRKIKRSELFIVTKLPPVGNRPESVEKWIKKSLKDLQLEYLDLYLIHVPFGFEEVGEDLRPVDENGKIRIDKSTNHAKIWVEMEKQVECGRTKAIGVSNFNISQIDQLLKSAKMKISMLQIELHVYFQQNELVQYCKNQKIPITAYSPLGSRGLVKVLNKTEEIPDMLQNHVVLEIAKAYKKSAAQILLRYILQNGIAAIPKSINPQRIKENIQLFDWKLDPKDVEKLKNLDQGESARICDFSFLKGVERHPAFPF, encoded by the exons ATGAAGATGAATTCTATTCCACTTCCCAACGGACAATTAATGCCTGCACTTGGCTTTGGTACATGGCAG GCTACTGATGTGGATGAGTTGGAGAAAGCTGTGAATACTGCTTTAGAAGAAGGATATAGACATATTGATACAGCTCCGGTATATGAAAATGAGGAAGTAATTGGTAAAGTTCTTAAAAAATGGATTGATTccagaaaaattaaacgatctgAACTTTTTATTGTTACAAAG CTTCCACCGGTAGGAAATAGGCCAGAAAGTGTTGAAAAATggataaaaaaatctttgaaagATCTTCAGTTAGAGTATTTGGATCTTTACTTAATTCATGTTCCATTTGGTTTTGAGGAAGTTGGAGAAGATTTGCGTCCGGTTgatgaaaatggaaaaattagaaTTGATAAAAGTACAAATCATGCAAAAATATGGGTtgaaatggaaaaacaagtGGAATGTGGACGAACTAAAGCGATTGGTgtatcaaattttaatatttcccaGATCGATCAACTTTTAAAGAgtgcaaaaatgaaaatttcaatgttaCAAATTGAGTTACATGTTTACTTTCAACAGAATGAATTA GTGCAGTATTGCAAAAATCAAAAGATTCCTATAACAGCTTATTCGCCCCTTGGTTCCCGAGGTTTAGTGAAGGTATTAAATAAAACAGAAGAGATTCCTGATATGCTACAGAACCATGTAGTATTGGAAATAGCAAAAGCCTATAAGAAATCAGCTGCACAAATTTTACTacgatatattttacaaaatggtaTTGCAGCTATCCCAAAAAGTATAAATCCTCAGAGaattaaggaaaatatacagttATTCGATTGGAAACTCGATCCAAAGGATGTAGAGAAACTGAAAAATCTTGATCAAGGAGAATCTGCAAGAATCTGTGATTTTAGTTTTTTGAAAGGAGTTGAACGTCATCCTGCGtttcctttttaa
- the Stam gene encoding signal transducing adaptor molecule: MGLFQTSSPFDADVEKATSEKNISEEWGKIMDICDKVGTSTQNAKDCLRSIVKRLYSPDPHIVMQALTLLDACVSNCGKMFHLEIASRDFESDLRKLVNHSQPKIAEKMKGLLKKWAEGDFKSDPQLNLIPSLYNKLRNEGHKFTSVSDMKSLLRKNPNVVSNSQEDEDIAKAIELSLKETKAQSQASSLHSSPTSKKSTSLYPNVSSALGTASNSEGRKVRALYDFEAAEDNELTFLAGEIINILDDSDPNWWKGSNHRGEGLFPSNFVTADLSVEPEQFTKLEHSNKKMVQFAEEVEVKTVKREPEVIEVEIDERKMDKLLHLLHEADPQCDTSDPQEMLDLEEQVTAMGPLIDAALEKVDRRHAQLTQLSSDLVDALNLYHTLMREPPHPTSSSYTLPKMPPHINPYQFQTQGPPPPHIFNGVPPPHQSSFPVGSGPSGPFGTNNPANEYMGAASISNMTLSQHFHMPSGPHQHPPGHPQGPPVLEHNNLPYSHQGYPPQTGSMPGPYGPPGPTGSSVNQQSQYAPPNGQHMM, encoded by the exons ATGGGCCTTTTCCAGACTTCCTCTCCTTTTGACGCTGACGTCG AAAAGGCAACCAGTGAAAAGAATATATCTGAAGAATGGGGAAAAATAATGGATATTTGCGACAAAGTAGGAACTTCTACTCAAAATGCAAAGGATTGTTTACGATCAATTGTCAAAAGATTATACTCTCCAGATCCACACATTGTTATGCAAGCATTAACA TTGTTGGATGCATGTGTCAGTAattgtggaaaaatgtttcacttGGAAATTGCATCAAGAGATTTTGAAAGTGATCTGAGAAAGCTAGTAAATCATTCCCAGCCAAAAATTGCAGAAAAAATGAAAGGACTTTTAAAAAAGTGGGCTGAAGGTGATTTTAAATCTGATCCTCAACTAAACTTAATTCCCAGTTTGTACAACAAATTGAGAAATGAAGGTCATAAATTCACTTCTGTATCAGATATG AAAAGCTTACTGCGTAAAAATCCAAATGTAGTATCAAATTCGCAGGAAGACGAAGATATTGCAAAAG CTATAGAACTTTCACTCAAAGAAACTAAAGCTCAAAGTCAAGCGTCTTCTTTGCACAGTTCACCAACATCTAAAAAGAGTACCAGTTTATATCCAAATGTAAGTTCTGCACTTGGTACTGCGAGCAATTCTGAAGGCAGAAAGGTCCGAGCTTTGTATGATTTTGAGGCAGCAGAAGATAATGAATTAACATTTTTAGCAGGAGAAATAA TTAATATTTTGGATGATTCTGATCCAAATTGGTGGAAAGGCAGTAATCATAGAGGAGAAGGACTTTTTCCCTCTAATTTTGTTACTGCAGATTTATCTGTAGAGCCTGAACAGTTCACAA AATTAGAACACAGTAACAAAAAAATGGTTCAGTTTGCTGAAGAAGTAGAAGTGAAAACAGTAAAGAGAGAACCAGAAGTGATTGAAGTTGAAATAGATGAAAGAAAGATGGATAAACTTCTACACTTGTTACATGAAGCTGATCCTCAGTGTGATACTTCTGACccacaagaaatgcttgatttaGAAG AACAAGTTACTGCAATGGGGCCGTTAATAGATGCAGCATTAGAAAAAGTGGATAGGAGGCATGCACAGCTAACTCAGTTAAGTTCTGATTTGGTGGATGCTCTTAATTTATATCATACATTGATGCGAGAACCTCCACATCCTACATCATCTAGCTATACCTTACCTAAGATGCCACCGCACATAAACCCTTATCAATTTCAGACTCAAGGACCGCCACCTCCACAT ATATTTAATGGGGTACCTCCACCTCATCAGTCTTCTTTTCCTGTTGGAAGTGGTCCATCTGGACCATTTGGTACTAACAATCCAGCCAATGAATATATGGGAGCTGCTAGCATATCAAACATGACGttatctcaacattttcacatgcCATCAGGTCCACATCAACATCCTCCAGGACATCCTCAGGGTCCACCAGTGCTAGAGCATAATAACCTACCTTATTCTCATCAAGG ATATCCACCTCAAACTGGTTCTATGCCAGGACCCTATGGTCCACCAGGACCAACAGGATCTTCAGTAAATCAACAATCTCAGTATGCTCCACCAAATGGGCAACATATGATGTAA